From one Neofelis nebulosa isolate mNeoNeb1 chromosome 4, mNeoNeb1.pri, whole genome shotgun sequence genomic stretch:
- the PGPEP1 gene encoding pyroglutamyl-peptidase 1 isoform X4 yields the protein MATAVTLEKCGHNKGYKGLDNCRFCPGSQCCVEDGPESIDSIIDMDAVCKRVTTLGLDVSVTISQDAGRYLCDFTYYTSLYQSHGRSAFVHVPPLGKPYNADQLGRALRAIIEEMLDVLEQSEGKINCRHKH from the exons ATGGCGACCGCGGTCACACTGGAGAAGTGCGGGCATAACAAGGGCTACAAAGGCCTGGACAACTGCCGCTTCTGCCCCGGCTCCCAGTGCTGCGTGGAGGACGGGCCCGAAAGCATTGACTCCATCATCGACATGGATGCTGTGTGTAAGAGGGTCACCACGCTGGGCCTGGATGTGTCAGTGACCATCTCCCAAGATGCCGGCAG GTACCTCTGCGATTTCACCTACTACACCTCTCTGTACCAGAGTCATGGCCGCTCAGCCTTTGTTCATGTGCCCCCGCTGGGCAAGCCGTACAACGCAGACCAGCTGGGCAGGGCGCTGCGGGCCATCATCGAGGAGATGCTGGACGTCCTGGAGCAGTCAGAAGGCAAAATCAACTGTCGCCACAAACACTGA
- the PGPEP1 gene encoding pyroglutamyl-peptidase 1 isoform X2 yields the protein MGFGPFGEHTVNASWIAVQELEKLGLGDSVDLHVYEIPVEYKTVQRLIPALWEKHSPQLVVHVGVSGMATAVTLEKCGHNKGYKGLDNCRFCPGSQCCVEDGPESIDSIIDMDAVCKRVTTLGLDVSVTISQDAGRYLCDFTYYTSLYQSHGRSAFVHVPPLGKPYNADQLGRALRAIIEEMLDVLEQSEGKINCRHKH from the exons GAGCTGGAGAAGCTAGGGCTTGGCGACAGCGTGGACCTACATGTGTATGAGATTCCAGTCGAGTACAAGACGGTCCAGAGGCTCATCCCTGCCCTGTGGGAGAAGCACAGCCCACAG CTCGTGGTGCATGTGGGGGTGTCGGGCATGGCGACCGCGGTCACACTGGAGAAGTGCGGGCATAACAAGGGCTACAAAGGCCTGGACAACTGCCGCTTCTGCCCCGGCTCCCAGTGCTGCGTGGAGGACGGGCCCGAAAGCATTGACTCCATCATCGACATGGATGCTGTGTGTAAGAGGGTCACCACGCTGGGCCTGGATGTGTCAGTGACCATCTCCCAAGATGCCGGCAG GTACCTCTGCGATTTCACCTACTACACCTCTCTGTACCAGAGTCATGGCCGCTCAGCCTTTGTTCATGTGCCCCCGCTGGGCAAGCCGTACAACGCAGACCAGCTGGGCAGGGCGCTGCGGGCCATCATCGAGGAGATGCTGGACGTCCTGGAGCAGTCAGAAGGCAAAATCAACTGTCGCCACAAACACTGA